TTCATATATTCACAACACACAAAAGTGACGGCATCCCATCgaactcctatcacacagacaggtataccttgtgtcccctatagttagggtttttcatctcagtcagaataaaggaatatcaaaggaattcaaaatcaaatgaataaaactgaaaagatttcaaagctgatatttctggagaaaaaatgaaatccagaaaacaagattctggaacaaaatgattaaacgagtgttagggaatatatcctctaacaattacttctttttttGAGAGATTTCAAAAGGAGTTATAgagagagaaggtattgccaaagtcttaatacttatcttctatttgaactcttcagttgactcgtcgtccgattctagacacttcttcatgttttaaggatctcgataatcttcatcgtcgtcaaatcgtagtagcctcgaaatATTCCACAGTAGAagtttgcaactgccaggagttccatccagctcaacacaaccatctcaaacgaatacgccttatcttaacttactcgttggtactatatccaatagtccaacatgaactcgatatgagctcaagcgtcctcacattGCTATaaacactcctacacactctcgtttctagtttactataacttcagctctgataccaacctgtaacgcccccaaatccggggtcagaggatttggtcgtcactatgaaacctcaatccaaaatacctgttaaatcaataaatgcggaagatatttatcatctatgaccccaaactaatccacgatcttttaaggttacagttctagaaacaagatatccaaattccacaaataaattttcactttcttttaaaactcttttcaataattctcaatctcGAAACTAAatccactagtataacttcgaaatgaagcatactaggcccaaataaaatacccaactataatataatataatataaacaactttacacaataaaacttacactaatTCGCAAACCCTAATGAGATAAAGATAAACTAAGAGCATATGCACCCCTAATGGGCATCAATTCATCAATTCAATCAATGGAGTTAGTTACTATTATAGTTACTATTATGTTCACCTCCAACAaaggttggctcagttggttaaatagggaataattatcctcttggtcacaagTTCGAATCCCACGAGAGgggaatttatgattatgcctcctgagtcagagcctgtcgtatttatcttggttcacgtggtttgcaggatATTACGTGAGCCCGTTGGATTTACCCAGtacgcacccgaagggtagcggttgcgggttatctacgataaaaaaaagaACAAATGCCCGAAATATAAACAATTTTTTGTTATAAAAAGTAAGATTTTGCGATATTTACCATCGTCCCCGATTTACACACCTACCATGATTTACATAAGCATATGATCTTTTTAACTATTTACACATTTATTTTGGTTTGATTAGTTTAAGGTTAAATTGATTAAACTTTTACGGTAAATTACGCATTTTACATAAGtaagaaaattttaaaacttagattattaaaaaaattatgttttaaatatatttttttagttttttaaaagaaatattcaaaaaatatattGATCAATATTTGATTCATTTGATCATCCAATGATTTTGTGACATGACACATGAAATATGATCAAGGGTGTATAATTTTTTACTTATGGCCTGTTTGGTGGACAACATATAAGTTGTTTATTGACTTATAAGCCCGTAAATATTTATCGATGAGTGTTTGTCAACTCACCTTATAAGTTATATTttcaacttataagctgataaattgaatgttagtaactgttaggaatatgttgtagtctTGATGATAACTTACCAAAATACTTTAAGTAAAATTGTTAAGTGTCATTTAAAAGCCTTTAACAGATAACCACAGTCtgtctatccgttgaaggagtagcttataTTAATAAGTGTGTAGCACATTCTTTATACTATGATAGCTGAAGGATTTGAGAgttatgttgactactagaaagatatacaaaataggtggaCTAAGTGTAGATATaaaatgtcttgtaattttgtataagtgaataagtatcaactgctaagaaaacatcttcaactgctaaactacaagtttcaacggatgactcaatatgCCCTTAACGGATAAACTAGTCAAGAAGTCTTCAACTGATATCAGATAAAGTTTCAATGGATGCTAACAAGAAAGTTTCAATAGATGACACTATACAATGTCAACGGATGACAACAATGAAGCATCAACGAATGATCAACAAGATAGCAGTTAATAGTGACTTGACAGGGGCTGACAGAATTACATTAGTTGATAGtgcacaaaaggaatgtggcagcctgctTACAGGTTTTAGAAGAAAGTGAAGGATTTCCATTTTCATGCGAAACAAGGCCGTTCAAAGATGTTATATCTTACGGggattgcattggacagagaGATGAAGACGCATGTGTATGGACCTAGCTGTTAGGACTTTTATTCATGTTTATTACACATGTAAACTTGGTTCAGTATAGATCAAGTGTAGCAAGTATTTATAAAAAACAAAAAAGAACTCAGGAGTTTAGCAAGCTATATCTTTAGAAAATACTCTCAAGTTCAAAATTGTAAGaaaatacttgtaagcagctgtgtgcaaattgcatcacagagatttcttcaaatatacgtgtaacagcccgcacttccggactgttaattctaaatcaaaagtaaaacaaaatacaattattaattcaaaattctattacaaagattattattattattacaaaAGCGAAGCTAACAGAAgcggtccaaaagtcaatctactccaattctaagtcctcgaactcccatgctatccaactcgaatcttagacgaaacctgaaattgtaagaatgagctatacagccaGCAAAaaaacaatcgatccaactagtaggccaagtaacataTACACATAACAAATTACATAATCTATACGATGTGATACACcaaacaaacactttcgatacatattcttattcttattcttattcaaTACACACAATTCACATACcacataaacaataataattcaaaatcaataactcatgtcacgaccactacaacccggtgataacagTCCTAAATTTTCAAAAAACGGTCACTACAAAccggtgactacggtcctaagttcttattcgatattttcacaaaccatggcacaaatcagagATCTAAAATTATCGTTGAGACAACACACGTATATATCGATACATAttctataacacataatacttttaaatatatcatcacttagcccaaattttgataatcaaatatagacACATGACTTACAATTTCAAAAACACTAGTAatatcgatcgaaaacttacGTTAAAAAGTGGCTAGATCTGAATTAACTCTTTTTGACCATCTAAACGATGTTTTcttgataaaacataaaccacgaaagttgtagagaacgaaaaaaactttctgaaaagtccaggatcactgaattctgacttacgatgaattttctacgaattttacaagattgctgatttATGTCAAGAAtagccctacgaattttatgaataaaaacgaggaagacgaataagatctatttataacgatacaaaaccctatatcttaacctacaagttatccatattagaatctgatccaaattttaggctcattagtctgatccaattttaaatcctaatctttatctaattttaataccttttttctattattctattattaatcgaattctaaaaattacgggatattacatactaccctccttaaaaagaatttggtctcCAAATTTAAAACAATCATAAAATTCGTGACACGTCTACCCCCTGATCTACCaaggtcaaactatggtccacaagatcgaatcctagggaatgtatTAGTCTCATACCTAACACATTCCGAAAGACAGCCTGCTCTagataccaactgtaacagcccgcacttccggactattaattccaAATCAAAACTAATACGAAATACAAAtattaatccaaaattctattacaaagatgactattacaaaagcgcagctaacggagaccgaagtccaaaagtcaatgtACTCCAAAATTTAGGTCCACGAACTCCAATACTATCCAAATCAAATCTCACATCgaacctgaaattgtaagtaatgaacCAAACAGCCCAGCAAAaaaacaatcgatccaactagtaggccaagcaacacgtacacatataacaaaatacaaTAATCTGTATGATACGATAGacgaaacaaacactttcaatatatattcttattcttattcttattcgatacacacaattcacataccacataaacaacaataattcaaaatcaataactcatgccacaaccactacaacccggtgataacggtcctaaattttcagaaaacgGTCACTACAAACCGCtgactacggtcctaagttcttatttgATATTTTCACAAATCATGGCACAAATCAGATATCGAAATTTATCGTTGAAACAACACACGTATATATCGGTACATAttctataacacataatactttcaaatatatcattacttagcccaaattttgataataaaataaatatgaatgacttaaaatttcaaaaacaCTAGTAatatcgatcgaaaacttacctaaAAAAATGGTCAGATcagaatttactctttttgaccatctaaacgatgttttcttggaaaacatattttaaatcctagtccttatctaattttaatacttttttctattattctattattaatgtaattttaaaaattacgggatattataatacatctctggtggaaagatAAATTCaccggaaagtttttaaacattGTGTTTATTTACCTTGTGTGAGTAGAATACATTAAAAAAATTTATCTGCATTGTTGGTTATTCAAAAACACAGTTGTATATTCTATAAAGAGTTTtttagaaaagaaaaaaaaatcagaattccattcaacccccttctgtaattctgttgttGTATTGTTGAGAAATAACAATGACATACTTTTTTCTCaactaattttgatttttctCCTTTTTATTAACTTAAgtttttactataaaattcatgaattaagataattttatttaaaaattatttattttaatttatttaattaaaataaaatatggcttataagtaaaattattcaAATACTTATATATAACTTATAATGATTCAGATACTTGTTACTTGTAagtcacttatttattttaaatttttccAAACAAATACTTATTAGCGATTACATTAGGAGCTCTGACACATTTTATTTCAATACTTAAATTTATTCTGAATCATAATTTAGATGTATAAAAAATTTAATTCCGCCGGAGTAGAGGGTGCTTCACTCCCATCTCTATTTCACTCTTATCCAAATTCACCGAACCTATATTGATGtaattaaatcattttaaataattgtaAATATCTGACACACTCCACCATTCTTGTCTAGCAATAATAATATAAGTACCATGAAAGAATAAACACCAACGATATTTTACAAACATGTTGAGCAAGTAATGTGACAAGATTATAATTAGTAGTTTCACTACACATGAGGGCAGACTGTACATGTGGTTATCATTTTATAGTTTACTAATATTTTAGTTATATATATTCAATCATATATATGGCCGGTTTCCATGTTTGAATCTCGTTAATACATAATTTTATGAATGCTAACATAGGCGATGCCCGTTCAGATTCTATACATATTAGAAATCTTGGGTTAAAAAAGAAACGAActtaaaatctgaaaaataatAGATAAGTTTTTATCACTTAATTATCGATATTTTATCACGCTcaatataaatttatataatttttttcatttataatttttttagctAAAATGCATACTTTAATTAAGGAATGAGAATGATAACGGAATTCATAAAAATGTGAataaaataatatgattaaaAACATAGCATATGATTTTTCCAAACATCAACATTATTTAGATATATATAATCTATCAAGTCATGCATCTGCAAAATTCTACATAAATCATAATCATTACGGTGTACACCAACTGCGGAGAAGGTAGTTTTAAaaaaaagtataatttttttaagGTTCCTCGCCAAATAAAAAACTTAGGGGTGCTCACGGATTGGTTTGGTCCAGATTCTTATTTTTTACGAATCGAATCAGTAAGAACggttttttaaaattcaaaatcaaaccAGACCAATTAAATGTCGAGACCAAACCAAACCAGGCCATAAAATAACGGATTGGTTCGGTTCCGAACCACGGTTTGAACTTAATTATTTactttgttttgtttttattaaaCTTACAACCATACAGTTATTTAACTAAAtgtaatataaaatttattatcTATTACAGATAAGTGTGTGATGTATATTTACAAATATTCAGTTtacatataatttttatttactttaatttaatttaaataatattaagtaTATGAAGTAGAGTATAATTATGACATATTAACAAATAACtaagtttttattttaaaaataatttgatgtttttaatataatatacaCTTACATACACAAAACCATAGTTTATAATCgtaactcatatatatatatatagtaaattttttatatattatttgttTTAAACAGTTTTAATTTATTGGAAATTATAACCAAACCATTTATATGTAAACGGTTCGGTTAATCGAACCATTAAAAACAGTTTTACCAGTTTCGGTTTTTCTTGGTTCGGACTGCCATGGTCCGGATTCACGATTTGACGGATTTCTTGAACACCCCTAAAAAACCCCAACAAAATGGAAGATTAACTATGTTTTTATAAACTATAAcataaatatttcaaattaaacaaatatTACACTTAAAAAAATTATCATCCCACAGAATAGCAGAGCTAAAGCTACATACAACTAACTATATTCTCTCTAATAGAGATCGgttgatttttcaaaaatcactGATATAACGCTCGAAAATCGATCAAAAATATTTATCCGATTTGATCGATTTTCGATAAATCGCCGATAAATTATTCGATTTATTAAAAATCGTTCAATAAATTATAAATCGATACCTCAACCGAATAATCTCGATTTCTAAAATCTGTGACACtgtatattataatattatattcaTGTATAATATCACAAAAAAATTCAAAAGAAATATAAACCAACCACATAGACTCGCTCTATATTTTACGGACACAACCCTATTAATATGAATGAACTCAAATATTATTTCCACTGTAAACTGAGTAATCAAAATATTAGAAAATAATAAGCTTACCAACCAAAACATATTGCCGGCAGCGTAGCGCGTGCAAACAGTACTGGTAACTTATAAAATTTTCGTACCATAAATTTTCGCCCATTTTCATATTACCAAAAAATGAAATAGTTAGGGTTTAAATGGCCGTTTTTTATTACACCGACTAAGCAAGTAGCAGCTATACATATGGCCGAAACTAGGTCCAACGATACACAAAAAAATTAACGGAGTAGTACTTGAAAGTGCAACCGAATATACGGACTGCCGGATACTATCATTTAATTAAATGGGTCCCATCTCGAACTTATATAAAAACTTAAATTAATACTTCTTCGCTCCTATTTTAGTCGTCACATTGTTAATTGTTAATATTGCTAAGATTTGATcgaattttattattattttataattaaataaaaataaataattatattattataaaaatttatttaatttttcttttagattttttaatataaaaataatatttaatatttgataaaatattacttaatttgaataataaaaaGAAACATAACAACTAAAAACGGATAAATAGAGTACTTACGATATTAATTTGTTGCCCTACAACCATCAAACAATTCAAAGTTGAATAATAAAAAATGCCATTTTTCCTAGCCACAAAATTTGACCACCCTACGTGTAGCAACTTAATTTGTCTCTTTTTTAAGAAAGTCCAAATATTGAAGGCATGGAGGGGACGATGCTCCATTACATAACTACTATTAGTCACCTTCACCACATTTatgttattatatatattttttcaattTATAGTTGAAGGGATAATTCTTGgatataataatgataaaaatattattattattattattattattattattaaagtAAGGTGCGGTTGGTCGTTGAAAAATTATATAAATGGCACTGTCGAGTATACAGCCCCAAATGTGTCGGTAAGTTAAAACTATTTTAGAATCTAGTTAACAAAAAAGGTTGAAATGCTCTGCATTGCataattctgaaaatattttttaccaattttttttaattacatGATATTATGTATCCTAAACCCTTTCTTTCGTATATGTCCATCTATTTatattatactataataaccgCAATGTGATATAATTTGATCTAACGATTATcacctaattttgattattaaaaaaataaataaaaagtgTTATATTtttgctaaactactaaattattaagcTACTGCACGCATAatctacttatcctactaaactacaatCACAGCTTAAttttatatatccgctaaactactaaattgttaaattactaaatatagtatacttattctactaatttagcatacctattatttttattataaatttataactattacatattatataaatatttttaaataataatataccggaatattttttaaaaaaaatattaacgGAACCGTGTATCGCACGAGATTTAAGCCGATAAATATAATTACACACTGATGGTAAATATACTCCCTCTCCAATAGTACTAGTCTCTTTTCTTTTgagaaaaaataaaaattcaaatgATCACTTTCAGTTatcaatatatataatataacGATATTGAACTTGTACACTATAAAATTATGACCGTGGTATACTGGTGTGCTGGAGATTATATTACGTGATTGATCTTTACATCTTTATTTACGTGAGCTATAGCAAGCACAAGATGCAAATTACAGTAGTACATTAAAAATAAAAGGACATGAAATATGTATTACATAACAAATTTGCAGAACGCGCAAGGGCAGGAGATGAGAGGAGCAGGGAAAACAAGCTTTTGAAGCATGTGAGATTTGTGGCGTGTGATTATCATGATGAGCACATCAAATATCAGAGTCGAGATTTCTGAAATTGGGCAATGAAAGCTTTGCTACATAAAAATGTATCAATGGACGAAGTATGGATACCTATCTCTATTTGAActatcactactagaaatatgggatcagacatcggttcaaaaccgatgttaaaaaaaatctgaaccgatgttttcgcgtgtgatgttaaatatCATCAccctttgacatcggttaacagccgatgtctattacagtaTTATACATcgattttaaaattaaatgtgATATCTTTACAccaaatttcagcttatattacagtgTTTCTAagtgaatatgagtatattatgaagtatttatccattaaaataTGAAATCTACAAGCTCTAAACGCCATTTACtaaaattctttcgaacaaaccgatgtgaaatgctagatcagacatcggttatattagttgcccgatgtgaaatgtttgatcagacatcggttaagTTAGCCCCCCGATTtgaaatgatggataagacatgggtTTTCTTCATGAAACCGATCACTACACAATATATGGCCTCTCCCAACACTTTTTTTGGTGTTACCAGTAAAAATGTTACCTTACATCCCCCAAAATTGATCTAAGCTAACATATTTTTTTTAACATTACAGTAGAGATTAAAAAGTGTTACCATAGACATGAGCAAATTGCTATTGTAACATAAAAAAAAATGTTAGCATTGCTATAAAAAATGTGTTACCATAGAACTGAAATTTTAGGCGGTTCTTTTATATCCCTTTGGACAACATTTAGGCGGTTCTTTTTTTGACCAAATTTTTGGGCGGCCCAAAACTAACTAATACCCCGCTTATCTCAAAATCGTATCTCAAAAACATACATAAACACTCTCGTCACACTCTCACACATCAAAATACACACAAAGAGTTGGGTTCAGAGCTATTGCAGAAGATAAATTAGGGTTCAGAGCGATTCAGAGTCTTCTCAGTTAGGTTATAGTTGTTAGGTTTGAGCTGGGCTTGAAGTGAATTAGGGTTCAGAAATTGGGGCTTTTCTCAGTCGGGTTTAGGTTTTGATGGGGGTTTCTTTTCAATAGAACTTTTCTCAGTCGGGTTTAGGAGTTGAGTAATTGGGGTTTTCAATCGCGATTGAATCGCCGAATGTTTAGATATTATTAAAGTTTTCGAGTTTTATGTATTTTGTATCGACTTCCTAGTTGTAGGTCTTACTGACGTTTGCTGTTATATACTCACTGGGATCGATAAATATTGGTGAAATACCTGGAATTTCGTGAGTATACCTTCATTTTATTCAGTCTTATCTTTTCTGTCATTTTTCCTGACAGAGCAGGTCGGTACTAATTTTTGCTAGATTTGATCTGCACCTGTAATTGCATGGACATCAGTTTATAGAAATTTACAGGCCATATTGCCTACTCATGTTAGTGTAAGGTTCTTAACCTCAAGTTCTTTATAACTAACAATTTGTGAATTTCATTGATATGTGCAATTTCTTTGTTAGATTAGAGTGCCAGTTTGAAATTGTAATTTCTTTTATATGGATATTAGTAATACTCTGCAGGAGAGATTTTCGTGTATAGTGGTGTATGTGTGTGCGCGCGCTCGCgcaaatattaaaaaattaaataagaaTCTGCTTAACTATCCTGAATTCAAACTTCTGTTATTACAAGTTTTGAAATTTATTGTTGATGCAGATACAGAATAAAATAAATGTTGTGGGATTGCATGATAAAGGTTTGTGaatgatgtgatatatatatatagcattGTAAAATCTAATTGAATGTGATTTTTTCAGAGTTTAGAATCCTAATTGATAGTTTTTATGCAGGTTGACTCTATATTTACGGGGTGCAGGTGGCTTCTCAAAATCACCTCACTCATATTCTTACACTAACAATTAAGCAAATCGGAATCAAGCAAATAGGCACGTAGCTTTTAAACATCCTATTAGTCAGCCATTTGCAGTTTATGAGGAATGTACGCATCTCTCCAAGGTATGTCACATATTTTTACATATGTTGCCTCAGTGGGATGCATTTTGTTTTGGTGCTAACTGTTAAGGTCCATTTATTACTCAAGTGTTGGGTCTCTTCTGTAATAAGGGGTGACAAATAGGTTTTTTGATACTAAGGGGTGGCAAGAAACTCTCTGAAGTTATCAACCAGAACAATGTAATCCAACTTCCCGACTTCAGTTTTTTGATACTCTTACTGCTACATGTATGATAATTGATGTGTCTGCGTATTAAAATATCGAACATTTTAATTTTAATAGGAAACTGTTAGGTATAGAGACAATAAAGAGATTGCGGAGAAATAAGATCAGCTTTTCAACATTAATTACTTCATGGTGTCACCTGAGTACAATAAACAAGATTTTGTctatcaaaattttaatttttttggtcTAATATTTGTCAAACATATAATATAAACTGAAGCACCTGTTAGTACTATATCAGAttgaataaaaaataaagaaTTTTGAAATTGTTGTAGATGTTATTCACCTTTAATATATTCATGTCATTTATTTATAGTATAACTAAGCATACAATTTCTCTTGGGAGCATCTcatttgtgttttgattcatagTTTCTACTAATAACAAAGCAGGAAGGCAGTCTTGGATATCTCTGAGGCAGTGTAATTGCACAAAGGGGCCTATGTCCATCTCTCTAATTGTTACACAATCTAGGTGCACTTGTTGCTTTCTCAACCCTATCAAATTCACCGCCCTTCCTCTCTCCCACCGCCTTCAGGTTATAATCTATCCCCCCTCTGTATGTTTTTATTATCAGATATGCCATTCAATCTCTTTTTAATCTCTTAGCTATACTGCTCATTTTATATCGAATTGCTTACAATTATGCTGTATTACGGGCAATTAGCCAGGAGATGGGCTCACCAATTGTATACATGTAAGTAGTTAGTTTCTTTACCACATGAAAGCCTTGTGCCATAGTAGTTTTAAGTTTTATAAAATAGCTATTTTGAAGCGCATATACTAACACAATGACATGAGTCCACATGGTTTGTTCTTACATGTATGATAGTATTGGCTTTCTGCACAAGTGTTCAGGAATTTTCTAGACGATATGTCAACATGTAAGCTTCTTCTCTGTACCTGGAAGACTTTTATTTCAATGATCACTGATTGGATCTTCTTATGTATATAGATACCAAGGCCCTGTTGCCAATATAAATGGTTATCTTTGTGTTTGTTGAATATCCACGGTACTCAGTTTGCAGGTCAACATCTTTCCCAATGAGAAGACCTTTGCATTAAGGTACCAGACAACTGACATGTTGGAGACTATTTTAAGACAAGGGGTTCTAGGTGAAGATGACATCAGAGAAGAGTTTCCTAAGTGAGTGCATCTGTGTATTTTAAATATTTCTGTTATCGGTTCATGATTAGAAGTATACCTAAATACATTTATGGATTGGTAATTTGGTATAATCCATCTGTTGTGATGAAGAATTTAAGAAAGTAGTCATTCATTGTATTGGTAATTTGGTATAGTCCTCACCCCATTACTGGATTGATGAATTGCAAATtgcataaataaaataatgatctACGACAAGAAGTTTATACTTTAAGGTATTCTGAGATAAAGTCCCTAAAAGCATATTGAAATAAACTCATAGCGCTAGTTGCCATCATCTCTGAAATTTTCAACTTACTTAATATCCCTTGATTATAACAATCTGCCACAACTACTAATGTCAATTTGTTCTTATCTCATTGTCATCATAAACTAAATGCAGAAATCTGAAACTTCTCTCTTGGCGACCTGCTATTGTATGCGAGACTTGTCTCTTTTCCTTAGAGAAAGATATGCGAGCAAGAGCATTCATATCATGGATCCCAAAGGGATTATTGAAATGATTCTAA
This genomic interval from Apium graveolens cultivar Ventura chromosome 8, ASM990537v1, whole genome shotgun sequence contains the following:
- the LOC141676508 gene encoding uncharacterized protein LOC141676508 isoform X1; the protein is MYASLQAGRQSWISLRQCNCTKGPMSISLIVTQSRCTCCFLNPIKFTALPLSHRLQPGDGLTNCIHVNIFPNEKTFALRYQTTDMLETILRQGVLGEDDIREEFPKNLKLLSWRPAIVCETCLFSLEKDMRARAFISWIPKGLLK
- the LOC141676508 gene encoding uncharacterized protein LOC141676508 isoform X2, translated to MYASLQGRQSWISLRQCNCTKGPMSISLIVTQSRCTCCFLNPIKFTALPLSHRLQPGDGLTNCIHVNIFPNEKTFALRYQTTDMLETILRQGVLGEDDIREEFPKNLKLLSWRPAIVCETCLFSLEKDMRARAFISWIPKGLLK
- the LOC141676508 gene encoding uncharacterized protein LOC141676508 isoform X4, whose product is MLYYGQLARRWAHQLYTLLAFCTSVQEFSRRYVNILQVNIFPNEKTFALRYQTTDMLETILRQGVLGEDDIREEFPKNLKLLSWRPAIVCETCLFSLEKDMRARAFISWIPKGLLK
- the LOC141676508 gene encoding uncharacterized protein LOC141676508 isoform X3 encodes the protein MYASLQAGRQSWISLRQCNCTKGPMSISLIVTQSRCTCCFLNPIKFTALPLSHRLQVNIFPNEKTFALRYQTTDMLETILRQGVLGEDDIREEFPKNLKLLSWRPAIVCETCLFSLEKDMRARAFISWIPKGLLK